The proteins below are encoded in one region of Nakamurella flava:
- a CDS encoding glucose 1-dehydrogenase → MTDEKTDRNTAPTSVATDALAGKVAVVTGGNSGIGKAIVLALAGAGAKVVIDYVSHPEATEELERQVAALGDQSVGVDADVSKVADLQTLVDTAVSTYGRLDIMVNNAGVETRTDTLTTTEEQYDFVLDVNLKSAFFGTQLAAKQMIAQGSGGVVITISSVHEDWPMPGNTAYCLSKGGSRMLTRTAAQELGPKGVRLVNVGPGAVATPINTSTMNDPAKMKTLDTAIPLGRMAQPEEIASVVAFLASDGAAYINGTTVFVDGGLMHSSPGL, encoded by the coding sequence TTGACTGACGAGAAGACCGACCGAAACACTGCCCCGACTTCAGTTGCCACCGACGCTCTCGCCGGAAAGGTCGCCGTCGTCACCGGCGGCAACAGCGGCATCGGCAAGGCCATCGTGCTGGCCCTGGCCGGTGCCGGCGCGAAGGTCGTCATCGACTACGTCTCACACCCCGAGGCGACCGAGGAACTGGAACGGCAGGTCGCCGCGCTGGGCGACCAATCGGTGGGGGTGGACGCCGATGTCTCCAAGGTCGCCGATCTGCAGACCCTGGTGGACACGGCCGTCTCGACCTACGGCCGGCTCGACATCATGGTCAACAACGCCGGGGTCGAGACCCGCACCGACACCCTGACGACCACCGAGGAGCAGTACGACTTCGTCCTGGACGTCAATCTCAAGAGCGCGTTCTTCGGGACCCAACTGGCGGCGAAGCAGATGATCGCCCAGGGCTCCGGCGGCGTGGTCATCACCATCAGCTCGGTCCACGAGGACTGGCCGATGCCCGGCAACACCGCCTACTGCCTGAGCAAGGGCGGCTCGCGGATGCTCACCCGGACCGCGGCCCAGGAACTCGGACCGAAGGGCGTCCGGCTGGTCAACGTCGGACCGGGCGCGGTGGCCACCCCCATCAACACCTCGACGATGAACGACCCAGCGAAGATGAAGACCCTGGACACCGCGATCCCGCTCGGCCGGATGGCCCAGCCGGAGGAGATCGCCTCGGTGGTCGCGTTTCTCGCCTCCGACGGGGCGGCCTACATCAACGGCACCACGGTGTTCGTCGACGGCGGGTTGATGCATTCCAGCCCTGGGCTGTGA
- a CDS encoding YitT family protein, whose amino-acid sequence MATTLTAPPAAALRHSPVENVLGVATGVVLASLGVHLLSAAHAVTGGTAGLALLLSYSTALPFGVLYCLVNAPFFLLAVRSKGWAFTVRSIAAVAALSAVSAVLPALLPLGEISPVTGVVVGNLLVGVALLILFRHGTSLGGFGILALILQDRRGWRAGYVQMTLDIAVVTAALAVVPVTNVLISAAGAILLNLVLALNHRPGRYLAH is encoded by the coding sequence ATGGCCACCACTCTGACCGCTCCCCCCGCTGCCGCGCTCCGTCACAGCCCGGTGGAGAACGTCCTGGGCGTGGCGACCGGCGTGGTGTTGGCCTCGCTGGGCGTGCACCTGCTCAGCGCCGCGCACGCGGTGACCGGCGGTACCGCCGGCCTGGCCCTGCTGCTCAGCTACTCGACCGCCTTGCCGTTCGGCGTTCTGTACTGCCTGGTGAACGCGCCGTTCTTTCTCCTGGCCGTCCGATCCAAGGGCTGGGCGTTCACCGTACGGTCGATCGCCGCGGTCGCCGCCCTGTCGGCCGTCTCCGCCGTGCTACCGGCGCTGTTGCCCCTGGGCGAGATCAGTCCCGTCACCGGGGTGGTCGTCGGGAACCTGCTCGTGGGTGTCGCCCTGCTGATCCTGTTCCGCCACGGCACGTCGCTGGGCGGTTTCGGCATCCTGGCGCTCATCCTCCAGGACCGCCGCGGCTGGCGGGCCGGCTACGTCCAGATGACGCTCGACATCGCCGTCGTCACCGCGGCTCTCGCAGTGGTCCCGGTGACCAACGTGCTGATCAGCGCGGCCGGGGCGATCCTGCTGAACCTCGTCCTGGCGCTGAACCACCGACCCGGGCGGTACCTGGCCCACTGA
- a CDS encoding Lrp/AsnC family transcriptional regulator, producing MAPAHAPTPDPLDARLLLALDDEPDATVLGLSRKLGIARNTVHARLQRLTAADGPVRDFTRRVDPAGLGYPLTAFVSVAVSQSEGPAVIGRLQELPEVVQIHLTTGEADLLVTVVARDTADLLRVTTAMLSVPGVMRTNSTMSLSEAMPLRVRPLLEQLAAGGPR from the coding sequence ATGGCTCCCGCGCACGCCCCCACCCCGGATCCACTCGACGCACGGCTGCTGCTCGCACTGGACGACGAGCCGGACGCGACGGTGCTCGGGCTCTCCCGGAAGCTGGGCATCGCCCGGAACACCGTGCACGCCCGACTGCAACGACTGACGGCCGCCGACGGCCCGGTGCGCGACTTCACCCGGCGGGTCGACCCGGCGGGGCTGGGCTACCCGCTGACCGCCTTCGTGTCCGTCGCCGTGAGCCAGTCCGAGGGGCCCGCGGTGATCGGCCGGCTGCAGGAGCTGCCGGAGGTCGTCCAGATCCACCTGACCACCGGGGAAGCCGACCTGCTCGTCACCGTCGTCGCCCGGGACACCGCCGACCTGCTCCGCGTCACCACCGCGATGCTGAGCGTCCCCGGGGTGATGCGCACCAACAGCACGATGTCGCTCAGCGAGGCCATGCCGTTGCGGGTGCGGCCGTTGCTCGAGCAGCTGGCCGCCGGCGGGC